The proteins below come from a single Mercenaria mercenaria strain notata chromosome 3, MADL_Memer_1, whole genome shotgun sequence genomic window:
- the LOC128555908 gene encoding uncharacterized protein LOC128555908, which translates to MNTDDYKKEILRQLSDGKYYEKLKQDPKDNVLKNISTCIENIEETNSNVTKEFDMFPESVRTPVFYVLPKIHKTPDSNLPLNYPGRPIVSACSSPTENISKYLDYILKPHMINLPSYIKDTTDFIEKIKSFKFKSKATYLVTLDVSSLYTNIPHSDGIDACKYFLDEHCHGRLKSDDVANLIKLVLQNNYFKFDEDFYLQKMGTAMGSSMAPSYASLFMGKFEQDFLRNRDLQPTLWLRFLDDIFMVWDHSLEELELFIRELNSFHPDIKFTHTISQDSLSFLDVNISKGENLCVETNIYVKETNNHQYLDYTSCHPKQM; encoded by the coding sequence ATGAACACGGATGATTACAAGAAAGAGATTCTGAGGCAACTTAGTGAtggtaaatattatgaaaaacttaaacaagatccTAAAGATAATGTTCTTAAgaatatatctacatgtattgaaaatatagAAGAGACAAATAGTAATGTAACTAAGGAATTTGACATGTTTCCAGAGTCTGTTAGAACTCCGGTATTTTACGTGCTGCCGAAAATACATAAGACTCCCGACAGCAATCTACCGCTAAATTATCCCGGGCGACCCATTGTGTCGGCATGCAGCTCGCCCACggagaacatttcaaaatatcttgattatatACTCAAACCGCACATGATAAACTTACCGTCTTATATTAAAGACACAACTGACTTTATTGAAaagattaaaagtttcaaattcaaaagtAAGGCTACTTATTTAGTGACACTAGATGTTTCTTCTCTATACACAAACATACCGCACAGCGACGGAATAGacgcatgtaaatattttttggacGAGCATTGCCATGGAAGATTGAAAAGTGACGATGTCGCAAACCTCATTAAACTTGTTctgcaaaataattatttcaaatttgatgaagatttttatcTCCAAAAAATGGGTACTGCGATGGGCAGCTCAATGGCACCATCATACGCATCGTTATTtatgggaaaatttgaacaagacTTCCTTAGAAATCGAGATCTACAACCGACACTTTGGCTGCGTTTCCTGGATGATATTTTTATGGTGTGGGATCATTCCTTGGAAGAACTAGAACTTTTCATCAgagagttaaacagttttcatcctgacATAAAGTTTACGCATACTATTTCACAAGATTCGCTCTCGTTTCTAGATGTAAATATATCCAAGGGAGAGAATTTATGTGTCGAAACTAACATATATGTGAAAGAAACTAATAACCACCAGTACCTGGACTATACATCATGTCATCCCAAACAAATGTAA